From one Catellatospora sp. IY07-71 genomic stretch:
- the rph gene encoding rifamycin-inactivating phosphotransferase — MGVLELQEVDGTQLAVVGGKAAHLGVLSRIEGIRVPGGFCVTTDAFRQVMAQAPALGDQLGRLSRLNPDDRESIRTLSAEIRRTVERIAVPDELAAAITGALARHGEHAAYAVRSSATAEDLPTASFAGQQDTYLNVIGPEAILDHVSRCWASLFTERAVTYRLRNGIDHRTVHMAVVVQRMVFPEASGILFTADPVTGNRKVATVDAGFGLGEALVSGLVNPDVFKVRDGEVIAEVVSAKQRAVSALPGGGTREVAIDPQRQEQPALTHAQVVQLVQLGRRIEAHFGCPQDIEWCLDGDGFQIVQSRPVTTLFPVPTAHDQENHLYVSVGHQQMMTDAMKPLGLSMWQLTAMAPMHEAGGRLFVDVARRLASPANRAALLELMGKGDPLVRDALETVLERGDFIPTLPDDGPAGPSPGGAPAPLETDPAIVAELIERSQASLAALRRDIADHSGPALFEFLLEAVQEHKRVLAQPLSMQAIMAGMEATWWLNDRLQEWLGEKNAADTLTLSAPGNITSEMGLALLDVADVIRPHPAVVAFLQTGVDDAFLDELPKLAGGAAARDAIEAYLDRYGMRCVGEIDITRPRWRERPATLVPAILDNVRNFEPGAAARRFERGRQQALQKEQDVLSRLRALPDGDRKAGETKRMIDRVRTFIGYREYPKYDIVSRYFVYKQALVAEAERLVRSGALPDAEDAFYLTFQELHDAVRSGGVDARLIEERKDAFRSYQALRPPRVLTSDGEAVSGAYRRDDVPAGALAGLPVSAGTVEGRARVILDLAQADLEPGDILVTPHTDPSWTPLFVSVTGLVTEVGGLMTHGAVIAREYGLPAVVGVADATRLIADGQRIRVYGSDGYVELLP, encoded by the coding sequence GTGGGTGTCTTGGAGCTGCAAGAGGTCGACGGGACGCAACTGGCGGTCGTCGGTGGCAAGGCCGCGCACCTGGGCGTGCTGTCGCGGATCGAGGGCATCCGCGTGCCCGGCGGGTTCTGCGTGACGACGGACGCGTTCCGGCAGGTCATGGCGCAGGCGCCGGCGCTCGGCGATCAGCTCGGCCGGCTGTCGCGCCTGAACCCGGACGACCGGGAGTCGATCCGCACGCTCAGCGCGGAGATCCGCCGGACCGTTGAAAGGATCGCCGTCCCGGACGAACTGGCGGCGGCGATCACCGGCGCGCTCGCCCGGCACGGCGAGCACGCGGCCTACGCCGTGCGGTCCAGCGCGACGGCGGAGGACCTGCCGACGGCGTCCTTCGCCGGACAGCAGGACACGTATCTGAACGTGATCGGGCCGGAAGCGATCCTCGATCACGTCAGCCGGTGCTGGGCGTCGCTGTTCACCGAGCGGGCCGTGACGTACCGCCTGCGCAACGGCATCGATCACCGCACGGTGCACATGGCCGTGGTCGTGCAGCGGATGGTCTTCCCCGAAGCGTCCGGCATCCTGTTCACGGCCGACCCGGTCACGGGCAACCGGAAGGTCGCCACCGTGGACGCCGGGTTCGGCCTGGGCGAGGCCCTGGTCTCCGGCCTGGTGAACCCGGACGTCTTCAAGGTGCGCGACGGCGAGGTGATCGCCGAGGTGGTCTCCGCCAAGCAGCGTGCCGTCAGCGCCCTGCCTGGCGGCGGGACGCGGGAGGTGGCGATCGACCCGCAGCGGCAGGAGCAGCCGGCGCTGACGCATGCCCAGGTCGTGCAGCTGGTACAGCTGGGACGGCGGATCGAGGCGCATTTCGGCTGTCCACAGGACATCGAATGGTGCCTGGACGGCGACGGCTTCCAGATCGTGCAGAGCCGGCCGGTCACCACGCTGTTCCCCGTGCCCACCGCGCACGACCAGGAGAATCACCTCTATGTGTCCGTGGGCCACCAGCAGATGATGACCGACGCGATGAAGCCGCTGGGGCTGTCCATGTGGCAGCTCACGGCCATGGCGCCGATGCACGAGGCGGGCGGGAGGCTGTTCGTCGACGTCGCCCGGCGCCTGGCCTCGCCCGCGAACCGCGCCGCCCTGCTGGAGCTGATGGGCAAGGGCGATCCGCTGGTCAGGGACGCGCTGGAGACCGTACTCGAGCGCGGCGACTTCATCCCGACGCTGCCTGACGACGGTCCCGCCGGTCCGTCGCCCGGTGGCGCGCCCGCCCCGCTCGAGACGGATCCGGCCATCGTCGCCGAGCTGATCGAGCGCAGTCAGGCGTCCCTGGCGGCGCTGCGGCGCGACATCGCGGACCACAGCGGACCGGCGCTGTTCGAGTTCCTGCTGGAGGCGGTCCAGGAGCACAAACGCGTCCTCGCCCAGCCGCTGAGCATGCAGGCGATCATGGCGGGTATGGAGGCCACCTGGTGGCTCAACGACCGGCTGCAGGAGTGGCTGGGCGAGAAGAACGCGGCCGACACGCTCACGCTGTCCGCCCCCGGCAACATCACGTCGGAGATGGGGCTGGCGCTGCTCGACGTCGCCGACGTGATCCGCCCGCACCCGGCGGTGGTGGCCTTCCTTCAAACCGGGGTGGACGACGCCTTCCTGGACGAGCTGCCGAAGCTCGCCGGTGGGGCTGCCGCGCGCGACGCCATCGAGGCATACCTGGACCGGTACGGCATGCGCTGCGTCGGCGAGATCGACATCACCCGCCCGCGCTGGCGCGAGCGCCCGGCCACGCTGGTGCCGGCGATCCTCGACAACGTCCGGAACTTCGAGCCGGGCGCCGCCGCGCGGCGCTTCGAGCGGGGGCGGCAGCAGGCGCTGCAGAAGGAGCAGGACGTGCTGTCACGCCTGCGGGCCCTGCCGGACGGGGACCGGAAGGCCGGCGAGACCAAGCGGATGATCGACCGCGTCCGGACCTTCATCGGGTATCGGGAGTACCCGAAGTACGACATCGTCAGCCGCTACTTCGTCTACAAGCAGGCCCTGGTCGCAGAGGCCGAACGGCTCGTGCGGTCGGGCGCGCTGCCCGACGCGGAGGACGCGTTCTACCTGACGTTCCAGGAGCTGCACGACGCCGTGCGTTCGGGCGGCGTGGATGCGCGGCTCATCGAGGAGCGCAAGGACGCGTTCCGGTCGTACCAGGCGCTCAGGCCGCCGCGGGTGCTGACCTCGGACGGTGAGGCCGTCTCCGGGGCGTACCGGCGCGACGACGTGCCGGCCGGTGCGCTGGCCGGCCTGCCGGTCTCCGCCGGGACCGTCGAGGGGCGGGCCCGCGTCATCCTGGACCTGGCTCAGGCTGATCTCGAACCCGGTGACATCCTCGTCACGCCGCACACGGATCCGAGCTGGACACCCCTCTTCGTCTCCGTCACCGGCCTGGTGACCGAGGTGGGCGGGCTGATGACACACGGCGCGGTGATCGCGCGGGAGTACGGCCTCCCCGCCGTCGTCGGGGTGGCGGACGCGACCCGGCTGATCGCCGACGGGCAGCGGATCCGCGTGTACGGCAGCGACGGTTACGTCGAGCTGCTGCCCTGA